TATTCCATCGCTGGCCGTTGTCAGTGACCACGGTGACGGTCTTGCGGTTGTATTTGACCAGAGTCCCCATCAGGCGACCGCCGCCGTGCTCGAAGCTGACCCGCTGGCCGATGTTGAAGGCCATCATCTCGATGTGGGCCTGCATCGATTCGAGCATCTTCAGGCGCGCCACCACGCGCTGGTTGAGCTCCAGCAGCTCCTCGAAGCTCAGGCCGTCGATATCAATGGACATGTTCAAGATCCGAGCGCAGGGGGTTGGCGGCGAAGTGTTCCTTCCAGCAACGCGGCGTCAGTTCCTCGACATCGCGGGCCGGATGCAGAGCTACCCGCTGCAGCACATCGACCAGATAGGTATAAGGATCCACGTTGTGCAGCCGGCAAGTGGTGAGCAGGCTCTGGATGATGCCCACGTGCTTCGCCCCCACCTCGCTCCAGCAGAACAGCCAGTTCTTGCGTCCCATGGGGATCACCCGCAGGGCCCGCTCCAGGTGGTTGGTGTCGATGGGCACCTCCGGGTCACCGAGATAGATCTTCAGCTGTTCCCGGTGGTTGTCGGCGTACACCAGAGCCTTGGCCAGGGGATCGGTGTTGACCAGGTCCATGCGCTGGCGCTGCTGGTGGCACCAGGCGAAGAAGGCCTCGAAGATCGGCAGGGCATGGCGGCTGCGGTAGTCCAGTTTCTTCTGGCCTTCGAGTCCTTTTTCCCGGATCTGTTGCTCCACCCGGTAAAGACCGCCGATCAGGGTCAGGGCCTCCTGGGCGAGTGGATCGCTCTTTTGCGCCCGCTCGAAGTAGCGCCGGGTATGCGCCCAGCATTGAGCCTGGGTGATCTGTGGCTTGTTCTTTGCATAGCGGTCATAGGCGGCATAGCCGTCGCTGAGCAGCACGCCGGCGAAGCTCTTGAGCTGTTGTTCGATGTGCGCGCTGCCGCGACTGCTCGACCAGGTGAAGCAGAGCTCGTCGTCCTCGCCATAGATCGGCCAGTACCAGGTCGATTGCATCTGGCCTTTCTTCTTGCGCCCCGCTTTTATTGGTGTTTCGTCCATGGCCAGCACCCGGCTTTGCAGGATGTGCCGCCATTGGGCATCGACGATAGGTTCCAGCAGTTCGATGCTGCGCTGCACATAGTTCGTCAGGGTGGACCGGCTCAGGGTGATCCCGGCATCCTTGAGGCGCTGGTGCTGGCGATACAACGGCAGGTGATAACAGAACTTGTCCACCAGGATGCCGGCCAGCAGGCTGACGTCCGCCAGGCTGCCCTCGAACACCGCCGAGGGGGCCGGGACTTCCATCAGGTGGCGGCCGGGCTTGTGCCGCAGCACCGGGCGGCGGTACTCCAGCACCACGTAGCTGCCGGGACGCTGGGCCAGACGGCGGCTGATCTTGGTGTCGATGACCTCGTACTGATCGGCCTCCGGGCCATTGAGTTGCGGCGCAGAGAGCTCGATGACTTCAATGGGTACGTCCGGGCCGAAGCGCAGGCCGCTGTCGGTGACATCGTCTGCGTTCCGCTGCTTACGCTTGCGACGGCGATAGGTGATCTCTTCAGTGGGTTCCGGCTCGGTGGGAGCTGGGGTATCACCCAGCAGGGCGCCCAGGTCGAGCTGGTCCGGGTTGTCGATAATGCGCTTCTCGGACTTGCGCCCAAAGAGTTGTCTTTTGAACCAGTCGAGTTGCTGTTGGAGGGAAGCGACTTCAGCTTGAAGGGCGCGGATCACAGCAGCAGGATCGGCTTCGGTGGAAGTGGTGTTTTTTGCTGTGCAATCCGTTACTTGCATGACGCATATTATACCTAGACACGCCCTTTTCGGCCACATCGATAACGCTTGAAGCGGCGCACGGACCGCAGATCGATACCCTCGATAATCAGCTTCAGATCCGTCCAGCTCAGCGCCTGTTTGTCGCCACCCTGGGCATTGAAGTGGAAGCGCCCTTGCTCCAGGCGCTTGCTCCACAGGCAGTAACCGCCCTGTTCGAAGTAGAGCACCTTCAGCTGGGTGCGCTTGCGGTTGATAAAGACAAACAGCGGGCCACTGGTCGGATCCTCGGCCAGCTTCTGCCGTACCAGGGCCGAGAGCCCATCGAAGGACTTGCGCATGTCCGTCGGTGGTGCATACAGCCACAGCCGGACACCGGACTCGGGCAACAGCATGGCTATCCCTGGTGCAGGCGCAGGCAGAGCCCGTTGCCGAGATCGAGTTCGATGTGCCACCCGGGCGCTGGCTCCGTCACCGGCGGCGAGAGCTCGATCCAGTCGTCCAGTGAGACACGCCGTGTACTCGCCACCTCGTCGAGACCCGCCTTATCCCCTTCGGCCCGGAGCTTGCGCTTCCAATAGCCAAAGGTCGCCACTGCTATACCGGCTTGTTCACAGAAGGCCTTCTGGGTCAGGCCGCTGGCTGCCTGCTCCTCAATCAGACGTTGCCACTCGTTCTTGCGGCGTTGTTTGTTCATGATCTGCTCCTGTTGGTAAATGCAGGGGCAGGTTATGGCGCAAGAGGCTGCTTGGGAAGAACGGTGTGGTTTGAACGGTTACGGTTTTAGGGGGTGAAAAGATTCGACTCATGTGGCTGGGCGACGCGCATTTTCCGGGTGATGCCGTCGTCTGGCTACCTGAACAACAAATCCTGTTCAGCGGAGACCTGGTCTATGTGGATAGGATGCTGGGGATTCATTCCTGGAGCAATGTTCTCAGTTGGCAAAAGGCGTTTCATAAAATGGAAGCTTTGCATCCAAAGGCAATCGTTCCCGGTCATGGTCAAGTCTGCTCCCTTGAGAAAGCACAAAAAGAAACCGGAGCCTATCTGGACTGGCTGGTCAAGAATGTTGGCAAGGCACTTGAAGAATGGCAGGATCTTGAGAGCTATAGTCAAATCTGGTGTACAGCCTGATCAGGCGACGTTCCTGCTGTCGTCGGTTTCGTTGTTCACTTCCTCTTCCACTCCATCTCTGAATTTTACACCCTCGATGATTTTGGCCAGGTAATTGAATCCCCGGATCCTGCGCCAGCGCTTCTCGGCACTCATCCCCAGCTTGTAGAGCATCGCCAGCATGGTGTTCCGGCTCACGCAGCCTTTCGTCTGGTCCGTTCGGTGACGGATCGTGGCAAAAGTCGATTCGATCGGATTCGTCGTCCGAATATGCACCCAGTGCTCGGCCGGGAAATCGTAGAAGGCCAGCAGGGCCTCCCGGTCCTTCTCCAGGCAGGCCACCGCCTTCGGGTACTTGGCTTGGTAGGTCTTCACAAAGTGAGCGAGGGCCTTGTGGGCCGAGGCCCGGTTCTCGGCCATCCAGATCTCCTGCAACGCCTTCTTCGCCTTGGGCTGTACACCCTTGGGAAGATAGTTCAGCACGTTCGCCGTCTTATGCACCCAGCAGCGCTGATGACGGGTCTCGGGATACACCTCATCCAGCGCTGCCCAGAAGCCCAGAGCACCATCTCCCGCGGCCAGTTTCGGCGCTTCCTCAAGACCATGCTTCTTCAGGTCCAGCAGTACCTCCCGCCAACTCTGAGTGGATTCCCGCACCCCGTC
This sequence is a window from Thiolapillus brandeum. Protein-coding genes within it:
- the tnpC gene encoding IS66 family transposase; translated protein: MTYRRRKRKQRNADDVTDSGLRFGPDVPIEVIELSAPQLNGPEADQYEVIDTKISRRLAQRPGSYVVLEYRRPVLRHKPGRHLMEVPAPSAVFEGSLADVSLLAGILVDKFCYHLPLYRQHQRLKDAGITLSRSTLTNYVQRSIELLEPIVDAQWRHILQSRVLAMDETPIKAGRKKKGQMQSTWYWPIYGEDDELCFTWSSSRGSAHIEQQLKSFAGVLLSDGYAAYDRYAKNKPQITQAQCWAHTRRYFERAQKSDPLAQEALTLIGGLYRVEQQIREKGLEGQKKLDYRSRHALPIFEAFFAWCHQQRQRMDLVNTDPLAKALVYADNHREQLKIYLGDPEVPIDTNHLERALRVIPMGRKNWLFCWSEVGAKHVGIIQSLLTTCRLHNVDPYTYLVDVLQRVALHPARDVEELTPRCWKEHFAANPLRSDLEHVH
- the tnpB gene encoding IS66 family insertion sequence element accessory protein TnpB (TnpB, as the term is used for proteins encoded by IS66 family insertion elements, is considered an accessory protein, since TnpC, encoded by a neighboring gene, is a DDE family transposase.) produces the protein MLLPESGVRLWLYAPPTDMRKSFDGLSALVRQKLAEDPTSGPLFVFINRKRTQLKVLYFEQGGYCLWSKRLEQGRFHFNAQGGDKQALSWTDLKLIIEGIDLRSVRRFKRYRCGRKGRV
- the tnpA gene encoding IS66 family insertion sequence element accessory protein TnpA translates to MNKQRRKNEWQRLIEEQAASGLTQKAFCEQAGIAVATFGYWKRKLRAEGDKAGLDEVASTRRVSLDDWIELSPPVTEPAPGWHIELDLGNGLCLRLHQG
- a CDS encoding MBL fold metallo-hydrolase, with translation MWLGDAHFPGDAVVWLPEQQILFSGDLVYVDRMLGIHSWSNVLSWQKAFHKMEALHPKAIVPGHGQVCSLEKAQKETGAYLDWLVKNVGKALEEWQDLESYSQIWCTA
- a CDS encoding IS256 family transposase; this encodes MSKDNVVALSSPEEIEDPLTELLHNGAKRLIQQAIEAELADLLARYTGEVDEQGRRTVVRNGYLPEREILTGVGPVSVKVPKVRSRGEEAVVFRSSLVPPYVRKARRVEAALPWLYLKGISTGQMQEALEVLVGSEAKGLSASVIGRLKRDWEAEYTEWCCRDVSRDRWVYWWADGIYSGLRAERQKLCALVIIGVNERGEKHFLAIEDGVRESTQSWREVLLDLKKHGLEEAPKLAAGDGALGFWAALDEVYPETRHQRCWVHKTANVLNYLPKGVQPKAKKALQEIWMAENRASAHKALAHFVKTYQAKYPKAVACLEKDREALLAFYDFPAEHWVHIRTTNPIESTFATIRHRTDQTKGCVSRNTMLAMLYKLGMSAEKRWRRIRGFNYLAKIIEGVKFRDGVEEEVNNETDDSRNVA